In one Modestobacter sp. L9-4 genomic region, the following are encoded:
- a CDS encoding NADH-quinone oxidoreductase subunit M → MTEVPWLLLMIAVPAVAAAVVAALPPAREALARQLTLAVSLLVLLLAVGATVAFDPGGARFQLTSSVDWIPEFGVSFALGVDGIALAMLLLTGLLVPVVVGASWRDTAPPARSMRAFWAWLLLLEATLVGVFAATDVFLFYVFFEAMLVPMYFLIGTFGGPGRRDAAVTFFLYSLLGGLVMLAAVIGLYVVSSSQLGAGTFAFDALRQLDIDPGVQKLLFAGFFLAFAIKSPLVPFHSWLPAAGAEAPIAGSVLLVAVLDKVGTYGFLRYCLPLFPDASRDLAPWVLVLAVAGVLYAALLAVGQGDLKRLVSYTSIAHFGFIALGVFAFTTEAATGAVVYMVNHGIATGLLFLVVGMVVARTGSRRIADARGLAATAPVLAGVFLVAGLASLALPGTGSFVGEFLVLIGAFPERPVFTIVATAGIVLAALYVLLLVQRTLHGPPPDDAPRPDDAPPVDDVPPVDGAAPVRGGGATAVAVRARARVRDLTRLESAVVAPLVALVVVLGVYPQPLIDLVTPAVEATLADVGGAR, encoded by the coding sequence GTGACCGAGGTCCCGTGGCTGCTGCTGATGATCGCCGTCCCGGCCGTGGCGGCGGCCGTCGTCGCCGCGCTGCCGCCGGCCCGCGAGGCGCTCGCCCGGCAGCTGACGCTCGCGGTGAGCCTGCTGGTGCTGCTGCTCGCCGTCGGGGCGACGGTCGCCTTCGACCCCGGTGGTGCCCGGTTCCAGCTCACCTCCTCGGTCGACTGGATCCCCGAGTTCGGGGTCTCCTTCGCCCTCGGGGTCGACGGGATCGCGCTGGCGATGCTGTTGCTCACCGGCCTGCTGGTGCCGGTGGTCGTCGGGGCCTCCTGGCGGGACACCGCGCCACCGGCCCGGTCGATGCGCGCCTTCTGGGCCTGGCTGCTGCTGCTGGAGGCGACGCTGGTCGGCGTCTTCGCCGCCACCGACGTCTTCCTGTTCTACGTGTTCTTCGAGGCGATGCTCGTCCCGATGTACTTCCTGATCGGCACCTTCGGCGGACCGGGCCGGCGCGACGCCGCCGTGACGTTCTTCCTCTACAGCCTGCTCGGCGGGCTGGTCATGCTCGCCGCCGTCATCGGGCTGTACGTGGTGAGCAGCTCCCAGCTGGGGGCGGGCACGTTCGCCTTCGACGCGCTGCGCCAGCTCGACATCGACCCGGGTGTGCAGAAGCTGCTGTTCGCCGGGTTCTTCCTCGCGTTCGCGATCAAGTCGCCGCTGGTGCCCTTCCACAGCTGGCTGCCCGCCGCCGGCGCCGAGGCCCCGATCGCGGGCTCGGTGCTGCTCGTCGCGGTGCTGGACAAGGTGGGCACCTACGGCTTCCTGCGGTACTGCCTGCCGTTGTTCCCCGACGCCTCACGCGACCTCGCGCCGTGGGTGCTGGTGCTCGCGGTCGCCGGCGTCCTCTACGCCGCCCTGCTCGCGGTGGGCCAGGGGGACCTGAAGCGGCTGGTCTCGTACACGTCGATCGCGCACTTCGGCTTCATCGCCCTCGGCGTCTTCGCCTTCACCACCGAGGCGGCCACCGGTGCGGTGGTCTACATGGTCAACCACGGCATCGCCACCGGCCTGCTGTTCCTGGTGGTGGGCATGGTGGTCGCCCGCACCGGTTCCCGGCGCATCGCCGACGCCCGCGGGCTGGCGGCCACCGCGCCGGTGCTGGCAGGGGTGTTCCTGGTCGCCGGCCTGGCCTCACTGGCGCTGCCGGGCACCGGCAGCTTCGTGGGGGAGTTCCTCGTGCTCATCGGTGCCTTCCCGGAGCGGCCGGTGTTCACCATCGTCGCCACCGCCGGGATCGTGCTGGCCGCCCTCTACGTGCTGCTGCTGGTCCAGCGGACCCTGCACGGCCCGCCACCGGACGACGCCCCACGGCCGGACGACGCCCCACCGGTGGACGACGTCCCACCGGTGGACGGCGCCGCGCCGGTGCGCGGCGGGGGAGCCACCGCCGTCGCGGTGCGGGCGCGGGCCCGGGTGCGCGACCTCACCCGCCTGGAGTCCGCGGTGGTCGCGCCGCTCGTGGCCCTGGTGGTGGTGCTCGGCGTGTACCCGCAGCCGCTGATCGACCTGGTCACCCCGGCAGTGGAGGCCACGCTCGCCGATGTCGGAGGAGCCCGCTGA
- the nuoN gene encoding NADH-quinone oxidoreductase subunit NuoN, translating to MPEITAPDLSYAALAPLLCVLGAAAAGVLVEAFVPRAARHRTQVVLALAGMLGALASTVLLAGGDARVTAAGALAVDGVALFLQGTIAVLGALSVLLVSERALDPARSAFVAVAAVPAGTVRDRELASSTRVQTEVYPLASFAVGGMMLFTAANDLLVMFVALEVLSLPLYLMAGLARRRRLLSQEAAVKYFLLGAFASAFFLYGLALVYGATGSIRLADVGAASGRTGSEPLLLLGLGLLVVGLMFKAGVAPFHTWTPDVYQGAPTAVTAFMASATKVAAFGAVLRLLYVGFGGAADTWRPLLYTLAIVSMVVGAVLGLTQTDLKRMLAYSSIAHAGFLLTGVLGIADSGLAATMFYLLAYGLTTLGAFGLLTLVRDGDGEATAVSAWAGLAQRSPVVAALMAFFLLALAGLPLTSGFTGKFAVFRAAIEAGAWPLAVVALVASAVAAFFYLRVVVLMYFAEPAPDGPTVGVPGLPTTVVLAVTAAATLLLGVLPGAVLDLARSAAVLTG from the coding sequence ATGCCGGAGATCACCGCACCCGACCTGTCCTACGCCGCCCTCGCCCCGCTGCTGTGCGTCCTCGGCGCCGCCGCGGCCGGGGTGCTGGTCGAGGCGTTCGTGCCCCGCGCCGCCCGGCACCGCACCCAGGTCGTGCTGGCGCTGGCCGGGATGCTGGGCGCGCTCGCCAGCACGGTGCTGCTCGCCGGCGGGGACGCGCGGGTGACCGCCGCCGGTGCGCTCGCCGTCGACGGCGTGGCGCTGTTCCTGCAGGGCACGATCGCCGTGCTGGGGGCGCTGTCGGTGCTGCTGGTCAGCGAGCGCGCCCTGGACCCGGCCCGCTCGGCGTTCGTCGCCGTCGCCGCGGTGCCCGCCGGCACCGTGCGCGACCGGGAGCTGGCCTCCTCGACGCGGGTGCAGACCGAGGTCTACCCGCTGGCCTCCTTCGCCGTCGGCGGCATGATGCTGTTCACCGCCGCGAACGACCTGCTGGTCATGTTCGTCGCGCTCGAGGTGCTCAGCCTGCCGCTGTACCTGATGGCCGGGCTGGCCCGCCGCCGGCGGCTGCTGTCCCAGGAGGCGGCGGTCAAGTACTTCCTGCTCGGCGCCTTCGCCTCGGCGTTCTTCCTCTACGGGCTGGCACTGGTCTACGGCGCCACCGGCAGCATCCGGCTGGCCGACGTCGGCGCGGCGTCGGGGCGCACCGGCAGCGAGCCGCTGCTGCTGCTCGGTCTCGGCCTGCTGGTGGTCGGGCTGATGTTCAAGGCCGGGGTCGCGCCCTTCCACACCTGGACGCCGGACGTCTACCAGGGCGCCCCCACCGCGGTGACCGCGTTCATGGCCTCGGCCACCAAGGTCGCCGCGTTCGGCGCGGTGCTCCGGCTGCTGTACGTCGGCTTCGGGGGCGCGGCGGACACCTGGCGCCCGCTGCTCTACACGCTGGCGATCGTGTCGATGGTCGTCGGCGCCGTCCTCGGCCTCACCCAGACCGACCTCAAGCGGATGCTGGCGTACTCCTCGATCGCGCACGCCGGCTTCCTGCTCACCGGCGTCCTCGGCATCGCGGACTCCGGGCTGGCGGCGACGATGTTCTACCTGCTGGCCTACGGGCTGACCACGCTCGGCGCGTTCGGGCTGCTCACCCTGGTCCGCGACGGCGACGGGGAGGCCACCGCGGTGAGCGCGTGGGCCGGACTCGCCCAGCGGTCCCCGGTGGTCGCAGCGCTGATGGCCTTCTTCCTGCTCGCCCTCGCCGGGCTGCCGCTGACCAGCGGGTTCACCGGCAAGTTCGCCGTCTTCCGGGCCGCCATCGAGGCCGGCGCCTGGCCGCTGGCCGTGGTCGCCCTGGTGGCCAGCGCGGTGGCGGCGTTCTTCTACCTGCGGGTCGTGGTGCTCATGTACTTCGCCGAGCCCGCACCCGACGGGCCCACCGTCGGGGTCCCGGGCCTGCCGACCACGGTGGTGCTGGCCGTCACAGCGGCGGCGACCCTGCTGCTGGGCGTGCTGCCGGGGGCCGTGCTCGACCTCGCCCGGTCCGCGGCCGTGCTCACCGGCTGA